A part of Rattus rattus isolate New Zealand chromosome 4, Rrattus_CSIRO_v1, whole genome shotgun sequence genomic DNA contains:
- the Nectin3 gene encoding nectin-3 isoform X1 — translation MARTPGPALLCPGGGKAQLSSASPPAAGLLLPAPTPPPLLLLLIPLLLFSRLCGALAGSIIVEPHVTAVWGKNVSLKCLIEVNETITQISWEKIHGKSTQTVAVHHPQYGFSVQGEYQGRILFKNYSLNDATITLHNIGFSDSGKYICKAVTFPLGNAQSSTTVTVLVEPTVSLMKGPDSLIDGGNETVAAVCIAATGKPVARIDWEGDLGEMESTITSFPNETATIVSQYKLFPTRFARGRRITCVVKHPTLEKDIRYSFILDIQYAPEVSVTGYDGNWFVGRKGVNLKCNADANPPPFKSVWSRLDGQWPDGLLASDNTLHFVQPLTFNYSGVYVCKVTNSLGQRSDQKVIYISDPPTTTTLQPTVQWRSSTADVQDLATEHKKLPFPLSTLATLKDDTIGTIIASVVGGALFVVLVSILAGVFCYRRRRTFRGDYFAKNYIPPSDMQKESQIDVLQQDEHDSYPDSVKKENKAPVNNLIRKDYLEETEKTQWNNVENLTRFERPMDYYEDLKMGMKFVSDERYNENEDDLVSHVDGSVISRREWYV, via the exons GTGCCTTAGCTGGATCAATTATTGTGGAGCCGCATGTCACAGCAGTGTGGGGAAAGAATGTCTCCTTGAAGTGTTTAATTGAAGTGAATGAGACTATCACACAGATCTCATGGGAGAAGATACACGGCAAGAGTACACAGACCGTTGCAGTGCATCATCCTCAGTATGGATTCTCTGTTCAGGGAGAGTATCAGGGAAGAATCTTGTTTAAAAACTATTCACTTAATGATGCAACAATTACTCTGCATAACATAGGCTTCTCAGATTCTGGAAAATACATATGCAAAGCTGTTACATTCCCACTTGGAAATGCCCAGTCCTCTACAACTGTGACTGTGCTAG TTGAACCCACCGTGAGCCTGATGAAAGGGCCAGACTCTTTAATTGATGGAGGAAATGAGACCGTAGCAGCCGTTTGTATAGCGGCCACTGGAAAACCAGTTGCACGTATTGACTGGGAAGGGGATCTCGGCGAAATGGAATCTACTATAACTTCTTTTCCCAATGAAACAGCAACGATTGTCAGCCAATACAAGCTGTTTCCCACAAGATTTGCTAGAGGAAGGCGAATTACTTGTGTTGTAAAACATCCAACCTTAGAAAAGGACATTCGATATTCTTTCATACTCGACATCCAGT ATGCTCCTGAAGTCTCAGTGACAGGATATGATGGAAATTGGTTTGTGGGAAGAAAAGGTGTTAACCTCAAGTGTAATGCTGACGCAAATCCTCCACCCTTCAAGTCTGTGTGGAGCAG GTTGGATGGACAATGGCCTGATGGTTTATTGGCGTCAGACAATACTCTTCATTTTGTTCAGCCACTGACTTTCAATTATTCTGGTGTTTATGTCTGTAAAGTGACAAATTCCCTTGGTCAAAGAAGTGATCAAAAGGTCATCTACATTTCAG ATCctcccactaccaccaccctTCAGCCTACAGTTCAGTGGCGTTCCTCAACTGCTGACGTCCAGGATCTAGCAACAGAACATAAAAAGTTGCCCTTCCCATTGTCAACTTTGGCAACACTTAAGGATGACACAATTGGCACCATCATTGCTAGTGTAGTGGGTGGGGCTCTCTTCGTAGTGCTTGTGAGCATTTTGGCTGGAGTATTCTGCTATAGGAGACGACGGACGTTTCGTGGAGACTACTTTGCCAAAAACTATATTCCACCATCAGACATGCAAAAAGAGTCGCAGATCGATGTTCTTCAACAGGATGAGCATGATTCTTACCCAGACAGtgtgaaaaaggaaaacaaagccccAGTGAACAACCTAATACGTAAAGACTACTTAGAAGAGACCGAGAAAACTCAGTGGAATAATGTAGAGAATCTCACTAGGTTTGAAAGACCGATGGATTATTACGaagatctaaaaatgggaatGAAGTTCGTCAGTGATGAACggtataatgaaaatgaagatgattTAGTTTCCCATGTAGATGGTTCCGTAATTTCCAGGAGGGAGTGGTATGTTTAA